The genome window AGCCAGATTTTGGTAGAACCCCAAGACAGGTGTGTGAGTACTATGAAAGGTGTACTGTGAAGATTTTCACGTTGCTCTGCATGTCTTTGGTTACTTGAAAGTTTTGATGGAAAAGTTGTGTTATGTATCACAGGAAACGATGTCACCTGATGCACAAGGAAAAGCACAGGCATCAGGAGGTACATCTCGCTTTTCCCGCTTTGGTTTTGGCTCACAACTTTTGCAAAAGACGGTAGGACTAGTCTTGAAGCCTCGCTCTGGTAGACAggtataattaattgttttattttctttttattcacaACAGTGCTTCTGACTGTGCATGGTCAAATGGTTATTTATTCTACTCTATATGTAGGCTAAATTGGGTGAGAAAAACAAGTTCTATTATGATGAGAAGCTGAAGAGATGGGTGGAAGAAGGTGCTGAACTTCCAGCTGAAGAAGCTGCTGCTCTGCCACCGCCTCCAACAACTGCTGCTTTCCAGAATGGTTCAGCTGAATACAACTTGAGATCTGCATTGAAGACTGAAAGTTCACCTCCTATTGAGGGCTCTAACATAAGAACTTCTAGCCCTGAACTTAGTCCAGGGATGCCACCAATACCACCCAGCGCAAATCAATTCTCAGCCCGGGGTCGTTTGGGTGTTCGATCAAGGTAACAGcttattccttttcttttgtcTAAAGATTATTTGTTATAATCGCACGTAGgggtcaactttttttttaggcATACTTGTTAGCTGTTAACCATTGTAAAGTGGACCTCCCATTGGTTTCCCTATTAGATTATAAAGTTTGAAATTGAAGACCTTTAAAGAACTGTAAGAATTGTAGCACCTAGAAAAAGGCCAAGCTAGCATAGTAGTTGAATCTTAAAATGTAatatatcttttcttttgtttggatGAGCTGCCATATGGTTGATTGTTTTGTAGGCCTaactaaatttatcttaaaaatactacattgaaaagaaaagaaatgaggAAGAACCTGTGGGTTCTGGATATTCTATGCAGCTAGCTCAGTTTCCAGAAACAAGGaaaattttcttattcattAGTCTCAGTCataaacaaaatttgaaaggcATAATATTGATGAAAATGTTTAATGGACTATACAGGTATGTTGACACCTTTAACCAAGGTGGTGGAACCTCTGCAAACTTGTTTCAGTTCCCTTCTGTTCCATCTGTGAAACCAGCTGTTGCTGCCAATGCGAAGTTTTTCGTTCCTACTCCCGCACCATCAAATGAGCAGACAATGGAGGCTATAGCAGAAAGCAAGCAAGAAGATAGTGCAACAAATGAAGATCCTTCAACGTTTGCCACAAATGAGTGTTCATACCAATCCCCTAAATCATCAACGACCATACAAAGGTTTCCAAGTTTGGGTAACATCTCAAACCAGGGAGCAACAGATGGAAATAACTCTCATTTACCTCATTCACGCCGAACAGCTTCATGGAGTGGGAGTTTTAATGATTCATTTACCCCTCGAAAAATGGGCAATATTAAACCTTTAGGGGAATCTTTGGGCATGCCCCCGTCTAGATTTTTGCCTGATGAATCTTTAATGCGTACACATGTGAAAAGTAGCAGTTTTGGAGAAGATCTTCAAGAGGTTGAACTTTGAGCAGATGCTCAAGCtgtaaatatcaaattttgtttttgatctTCAGAATAGTTGGGACGTCCCTGCTTCTGCAGCATTTCTTTGGATGTACGGAACAGTGGTACACATCAGATGGAGTTCTCACAAACAGATCAGAGAATAACAACAGACATCTATCCCCCTCCTCCCTTCTTTCCATCCTCTTTTCAGTATTTTTTAAAGTCCCCAACTCCCACCCAACCtattgatgtattttttttctcctttaatgCCAAGGGAGTTGACAGTGGACACCATCTCCGGATTATGGAACTGGTGTGGTACAACAAAGGACAAGACCACCTGCTTAGCTGAGTAGTAcaactcatttgttcattttattaaacACGAATACGCCCCACGAGGATAGATGACCTCAACGGATCAAGGACAAAAGCATAGTGTATGCAATtgtgaaatataattttgttccttctgtttttgtttcagttaatagttattaatgatattaaattttctGAATCATGCTCTTCGGCCTCAATTGGATTGTATATGATGAGATGATGGGGCAAAAGGGATGAGGCGAGGTGAATTTGCTCGCCAGCGATTATTTTGCAAATGTATTTTGAATAGCATTAAGTCTACAATGGTACATAATGGATAAAATTTAGATGCAGTTTCTTACGTGTTTTTAGTATTCTTTTTCGAtcagtaattttttttgctaatcTATAATACGTTTAATGCAATTTTTTATTCTGCATATTATTAAGGTAGGATTTTAGTTCTGATCGAAAAACAGTATAAAAAACATTTGACAAATattgtctaaattttttttaattaatttaatttactccGGCTGTTTATTACAAGGGattatatgttaaataatttgtacgggattaattttttttagtttctaaaatttgggataaattcatttttgcttctgcaaattaaaaaaaaaaaaccattttagttctttatcattttaaaaaattggtttttagtccttaaatacTGCCGGGCCTcacatcattattttttatcactttgccatataagatttaaaaactcaaattttcaatataatGTAAGAATCTTTGAGAAATTAAGATGGTGTCACAGTGAAAcccacttaatatttttttattagttatgaaaaataaaacaattttttaattttataaaaacccaattttcttataataactAGTTGTACGCTTGACAGGCACGTTAGCTCTCTCTAATGATAAatactcataaaaaaatacaagtaaaatattttttaatgttaagacTCAATTCTTATACAAGTATCCAATTCCTCCCTAAGAACCAGTTCTACACTTCACACTCATCCCTAAGAACCAGTTCTACACTTCACACTCACGTCAATAATCAGAGATGGCATTGCAGCCTTACACTATCTTATtcgttaatttattaaaatttaatgatataaaaaattaggttaaattataattttaatccctttttattattgaagattttagttatttattctGCAATTTTAATTCTCAGATTTtagaaaattcataattttggtctAATCCTCATTTCTCATAGACtcaagttaattaaattattctttttatgaTAACCAACACGAATATGATAGGTTTAGAGTTTAattagatcaaaataaaataaataaatcgtaTCCAAAATTgagaattcaattaaaattacattttaaaaaaaaattgggactaaaatcgtaaaaaaaaaataatgaaaatcacaggtcaataattaaaataaaaacataaaatgaaatttagaaagaaaagattACAACATAAAAATGAATTCTTTTTAACAAACATGGGCTTAATGCCTTAACTACTAAATAGTGTACATATCTTTGATtcctaaacaaatttattattatatttttaaaatatcaaatgaagttattaaattaaaaataatttagttccattaatataattttttttgcaccTCTAAAAATGGTCTTAACATGGAGAGGGAAGTAAAAATTAAGTGAGAAATAATTTTAGCTTCCtcccttatttttttcttcctctcaagTTACCGGTTCTAGTCATGAGTTGGACCAATAAGGCCCGCCCATTTACTTTGGATATATCTAAGCCCGCAACCCTTACCGTAAAACCCTAGCAATACTAATAGCAAAAACTCATTCGCGATCTCGTTCTGTACGTGCAGCCGCAGCAAGTGATCGAAgcgaaaagagagaaattcatCGTCGCAGTAATCATGGGTAAGTTGATTGAAAATTAGGTATGGTAGTGTTTCCCTTTCTTGCGCACGACGAATAACAACATATAGAACGCAATTTGCAGGTAAGGTTCATGGATCACTTGCACGTGCTGGTAAGGTTAGAGGGCAAACCCCGAAGGTGGCCAAGCaggataagaagaagaagccacGTGGCCGCGCCCACAAGAGGATGCAGTACAATCGCCGATTCGTCACCGCCGGTATTCCTCTAAACCCTAATTTTGGCTTCGATTGAATAATTGTATTATGTTtgaaaaattagataattgTGCGGTCTTTGATGAGGGGTTTTGGTTTGTGTTGTTGTAGTGGTGGGATTCGGCAAGAAGAGGGGACCCAACTCGTCTGAGAAGTGAGGCCGAGGCTTGAGGAATATGTTGCTACTCTATTTGATTtatctttgttgttttttttttatttttaatttgtatgtttTGATTGTGTTCTGTGAACGGTTTTTGTTAGCTTTATATCAAACTTGAAATTTTGCATACAATATCTAACTATCTAAGTTCATTGCTCCTTTCAACTGGGAAAGGATTTGGTATTTCTGTGTTGGTTTTAACAATCTATCTATCCTATTGATGCTCTCTTCAAAGAAAGCCTTTGTGTAGACAGGGCAATGTTATCTTAGCTACATGATTTTACCAATCAAGAGACTTAGCGTAGTGCACATAACATTCTACCTGACATTTATTCCAACACTGGATCTCCTGTTGGTTGAGATTTATTTGAGTTTTGCTGGTTTGGGAACGGATTTCTCACTGAAGGGGGAATTAGATTCACTTGGTAGATCTATGTAAATTTCATTCATCAGAAATATTTGATGGGAAGAAAGTGATAAAATGTGCCGGCAATATTTCTCAACTTGGTTTTAGAGGATGGTAGGTCCTCTATACTAGAATGGTGCAGTATTTGCTAAAGTAACAACATTATGGGCTCATACAATAGTTGAACTGTAGATCCTATCCACGCTTTATCCATTCTTTATTCACATCCattttatttccatttcattttagtAAAACAACTCTAAATTTATCTCAATTCttgaatcataaatttaaattttattatattatcatttatattctCTCTTTGTTGTAATAATATAgtcattgtttttattttacggcatgtaaatataattttatattcaacCTTCAGAGGAGTGCAGTTCCTTGCACATATTATTGTCGAAAAAACATCAATACtcgcatatattatttttccttgataataagttaataaaatgaaatgccTATTTGCTtgtattgagtttttttttttataggaaaattgCTGGTATTGGTTAGAAAGTTGTtgaccaaatttatttaaaaaaagttctTGGTCAAGGTTGAGCAAGTTTAGAAATATGTACTCTATTaatattatgtatttaaataaaGTCTAAATGATTTTAGTTATAGATGAAAAATAAGTTCAAGTATATTCGATTTATCCGAAACCTTATCAAGCAAGATACTAAAAGGGTTCCCCCCACTTAAACCAATAGAAACAAAAGTGCAAATAGATAACATCAAATATCTTATCCTAATTCACCTTATAATATCAACAGTTATTCCAATCTCTACAATTGGTGAAATTTTCTACATTTTCTACTATAATTACTGAATTTATATAGGAAGTGTTACTCAAATCCTTCGCTTTACTTAACAATTTGATATTCTAATTTGTGCTTTGTCACCAACATTAGGCGCATtccctaaaaatatatatgtaatattttgTCCATGCAATTAAAATGGCAGTCTGATATGTAAAAAATGCTCTCGgcggcttttttttttttttttcaagtgaaGAAGCTATGAAGGATAGGGGTCTTATGAACTATCAAAGTGTCAGTCATGTTTTTGTTGCACACATTTTCGACACAATATttgtttgacatttttttattagtgtcTGAAAGTTCTTGTTGGACATATTTACActtgtttgatatttttttattatgtatttgatttaaaaattattttatattgactTAAATGTCACTTTTACTTAACTAAATACATTTTGAAAAAGCATTAAAATTTGGTTTAAAATGATGAATATATCattaatttagatattttgtcatatatttcttcatattttatttaattagaatcTCTTTATTTGTGTGTATGAGGTGTATCTGTATTCTATATTTTAGACGCGTTGAAGTGTTTATGTCAAAGTTTGTACATCATAATGTCATGGACACTTCAGATAATACATGATAACGATGTAACATTACTTCATATCCAtatgatattaaattaaaaaatgatggaTTTATGCATTTGGAGGTGATGGAagaatattcaataaaaaaaatcttggaaAGTGTTCCGGCCATTCTACAaggatggataaaaaaattcctatattgacaaaaacaaatgaatgaatgaagGATGCAACAACGGTTTTGTAATTTGAATGTAAATTGTTTTGTTCACTTGTGAAGGGTGAGTGAGTTAACAAAGACGTTATGACTAATTAAGCATCTGATGGCGCGATCCAGTGTCTCCCATTGACGAAACTCTTCCTGATAAATGGATGGGCAGCTTCGAAATCTAAGTCTCGGGCCCATGAGACCCCACGTACAGCCTCTGCTCCTGGTCCCCAACACTTGTACACTCCGAAGAACACAGTCCTAAATGATCACAAAAACACCACTGTATAACATATCTTCACCAAAGCAATCATATATAATGATCAATGTTCAATTTCAGGGAATTTAGATTCGCTACAAATGTATGTAAGAAGAAAAGCGAGCATGACAAATTCCTTCACGTTCttttttgggattttccttCTGTTCTCATATTTAAAACCGACGAGAAAGTCTATCAAgatttggtttattttttgaattagtaAAATTTGCTTATACCGTTTTTAAAATTCTACTAAGAATTTCtccattttaaaagatttttcctAATAAATTGGAACTAAAACATCACTTGAATTAAAGATTCCACAGATTTTCACGCCGcaattaattgacaatgttgCATCTATTGTTCCCAAAACGAGAACATTCAACAGTGCCCTTTCATGATTGCGTTTTTTTGGGACTATTGTTTATTggttgtttggtttgacttatAGTATTTCCTAGAGGCTATGATTGCATGCATTACGATGCAATTGTGTGTGCACTTTTCTCAATCCTCATGTCATGTACAATATATGTAAACAAGTCGAAAGAGATTGAGAATCCTACAGGGAGATGAACAAATTTTCAAACCACTCCCAACATGTTTCCCCTTCGTTTTTTTAATACACCTCTTCCAGTATTCGGAAAACTAATTAGGTAAGCAAAAGAAAGGAGTGtgtttagaaaaaaatgtgaGGAGGTGTGAAACTCCCTTTTCAAACTAATAGTTGCCCCAAAGCCCATGCATATTCCATCTTTAGTCaaactaatatttatattttggaatggactttttataatacaataaaaagtGTAGGAAACAATAATAGAAATGCAGGAAGCAAAAACCtatactttgttttatttttttaatttaagtctATATTAATGTGTGATCCTATTACTTTACTCACATGAAATATAACTAGTGCACCAACAAGATATAACTAATTGAGAGGAAAGGAATGAATGGTTTATCTGTCTCAACGTTGAATTGGATAGAGGTTGGTTACTTGTTCTTATTGTGGGCATGGTCCCAATCATCCCAACCGCCATGTGCAACAATATCATCGAAATATGTGTAGGAGTAGACAATTCTCGAATACTGTCCCATTGCTCGTCCCACATATAGCGGACCCGTTCCTGTCACCTTGCATCGTACGAATGCGAACCCTGTCTTCTCTTCTGGCTGTTTCCTATCGTGGGCCGCTATGGAACCGAACCTCGTTGCTATTGAGTGCAGCTCGCAATCCTgcaccaaaccaaaccaaaacacTTTTTTAATACTACATTCTGCAATAGTGGTAGGATTGGAGATGGAGTCACGCAAACCAGGCACAcaaaagttaaatatgttttcctttttctgGCAACACTAATACCCTGATCCAAACCAGGcaccaatataaaaatatatacataaatatttttgggcATCCAAAGTGGGCTATTTGAAcagatgaaagagaaaaaaaaaagtttaggtaTGATAAATAACGATaaatgaaaagagagagagaaaaaaaatgttgattaagtatttgaaaaattaaaatgttcaaattTTGTTCCTCAATGCAAACACATTTTACAACAGAAAAACTTCTTATCCTGTGTCAATACTCAATAATACCATTAAAAATCACTTACTTTATGTTTCTTTCTGTGTCCTTTTCATTACTACATACATTACTTTATCTTTATCAATTTTCTATGTAGCTAGGTTTACGTACCTTGTACATGGACCTGCCATTGCCAAAAATGAAATCGATGGATCCTTCAATGTAGCATTCCTTGAAGTAATGTCTGCCTGCATCGTCGCAAAGGGTGTCTTGTGCACCGTAGAAACCGCATCCGGAGAAGTATGCTTTGTCGCCGGATATGCGAAACGCCACCGCTTGCCATCCCTGCATCCCCGGCATTGGTGCAGGTGCTGTGTTCTGCATGTCCAGTCAGTAGTATTAAttgtaatttaatataaacCCATTCCCTCATTTGAGATGCTTTATGCATTTTAAAGCTATACTTTccaaaaagttaaattaaatgtgTAGGAAATAGAGACGTAGGTAGAAGAAagacaaaattaagaaaaccaAGAGAAATACGCatagtataaaattaaatcataaaaatgtTGGCTTTACgtataatatatattgattataACTACGCAaagttaaaaaagttaaaacactTTACTCTGATGTATGGACCCCAGTTGTATATATATCTTGAACTTTGGGTTAACCAAGGCAATTTGTTTTTGACTTCTTTTTAATGAATCATGCTAGTTACtgtaattaatttgaattttttttctgattatAATTACATTAGAATTcaagtataaaaagtaaaatataaaaacctaaatGGCCCAAGATACTAGTAATAGTAAACcacattattaaaaatattaaaaaaaatgtatattcgCTGTGTCATGAAACAATAGATAGAGATATATACAGGCCATAATAGTTGCTTCGTCCCTCCCATTCGTGCTTCGAAGTTACCACCCATGCCAGTTGTAtgtattgaaagaaaaaaaaaatacattatctgcgacttatttacttttttttataacttttatgataaatatttttttaatttcttaataaaattcTAAAGGTACTAATTAGTAAAACCCTATAAATAATATACTATGATACGTACCTTGAAGCTGATGTTCCTGGCAGAAAAATAGCTGGCAAAAACAGTAACAGAAGCGGTTCTGTAAGTACGCAATTG of Glycine soja cultivar W05 chromosome 1, ASM419377v2, whole genome shotgun sequence contains these proteins:
- the LOC114423752 gene encoding probable pectinesterase 68, translated to MTSSSLLVSLQVALAVFACIFHAATVTCKPHHRDRTLKIFSSTSNSSKSSHHWIGPIGHRKITVDINGGGHYRSVQDAVNAVPDNNRRNVLIQINAGCYKEKVVVPVTKPYITFEGAGKEVTVIEWHDRASDPGPSGQQLRTYRTASVTVFASYFSARNISFKNTAPAPMPGMQGWQAVAFRISGDKAYFSGCGFYGAQDTLCDDAGRHYFKECYIEGSIDFIFGNGRSMYKDCELHSIATRFGSIAAHDRKQPEEKTGFAFVRCKVTGTGPLYVGRAMGQYSRIVYSYTYFDDIVAHGGWDDWDHAHNKNKTVFFGVYKCWGPGAEAVRGVSWARDLDFEAAHPFIRKSFVNGRHWIAPSDA
- the LOC114423743 gene encoding 40S ribosomal protein S30; this encodes MGKVHGSLARAGKVRGQTPKVAKQDKKKKPRGRAHKRMQYNRRFVTAVVGFGKKRGPNSSEK